Proteins encoded by one window of Seriola aureovittata isolate HTS-2021-v1 ecotype China chromosome 4, ASM2101889v1, whole genome shotgun sequence:
- the LOC130167645 gene encoding uncharacterized protein LOC130167645: MRVQSEGQSEVQSEGQSEGLQSEGQSEGQSEGQSELQSEGQSEGQSEGQSEGQSEVQSEGQSEGQSEGQSEGLQSEGLQSELQSEGQSEGLQYSQRDSQRDSQRDYSTVRATVRGTTVQSEGLQYSQRDYSTVRGITVQSEGLQYSQRDYSTVRATVRGTVRGTVRGTVRATVRGTTVQSEGLQYSQRDYSTVRGITVQSELQSEVQSELQSEVQSEVQSELQSEGLQYSQRDYSTVRGTTVQSEGLQYSQRYSQRDYSTVRGTTVQSELQSEGLQDSQRDYSTVRGTTVQSDVQSELQSEGQSEVSVACL, from the exons ATGAGAGTACAGTCAGAGGGACAGTCAGAAGTACAGTCAGAGGGACAGTCAGAGGGACTACAGTCAGAGGGACAGTCAGAGGGACAGTCAGAGGGACAGTCAGAGCTACAGTCAGAGGGACAGTCAGAGGGACAGTCAGAGGGACAGTCAGAGGGACAGTCAGAAGTACAGTCAGAGGGACAGTCAGAGGGACAGTCAGAGGGACAGTCAGAGGGACTACAGTCAGAGGGACTACAGTCAGAGCTACAGTCAGAGGGACAGTCAGAGGGACTACAGTACAGTCAGAGGGACAGTCAGAGGGACAGTCAGAGGGACTACAGTACAGTCAGAGCTACAGTCAGAGGGACTACAGTACAGTCAGAGGGACTACAGTACAGTCAGAGGGATTACAGTACAGTCAGAGGGATTACAGTACAGTCAGAGGGACTACAGTACAGTCAGAGGGACTACAGTACAGTCAGAGCTACAGTCAGAGGTACAGTCAGAGGTACAGTCAGAGGTACAGTCAGAGCTACAGTCAGAGGGACTACAGTACAGTCAGAGGGACTACAGTACAGTCAGAGGGATTACAGTACAGTCAGAGGGATTACAGTACAGTCAGAGCTACAGTCAGAGGTACAGTCAGAGCTACAGTCAGAGGTACAGTCAGAGGTACAGTCAGAGCTACAGTCAGAGGGACTACAGTACAGTCAGAGGGACTACAGTACAGTCAGAGGGACTACAGTACAGTCAGAGGGATTACAGTACAGTCAGAGGTACAGTCAGAGGGACTACAGTACAGTCAGAGGGACTACAGTACAGTCAGAGCTACAGTCAGAGGGACTACA GGACAGTCAGAGGGACTACAGTACAGTCAGAGGGACTACAGTACAGTCAGATGTACAGTCAGAGCTACAGTCAGAGGGACAGTCAGAGGTCTCAGTAGCATGTTTGTAG